TTGTGCCGTTTCGGCGTGAACTGTGGGTTAGACAAACCGAAAACAGCCAAAATAGTAATCGTATTCAAAAGTAAATACTTATGAATTTTTTTGTAATCCACCGATTTAATCTCCATTGAAATTGCGTTTTTAACTTAGTTTTAATAATATAGATTATTTTCTAACGATTCAATAGTTTTTTATTTCTCTATCTCTTTCTTTTTTAATTATACTTTTCGTTTCAGTTGCAATATGTAAAGAGATTCAAAAAAAACAAGCTCTATTCTCAAAGGAAATGGCTTGTTTACGTTTTATCTATATTTAATGCAATGTTTATAACAACTTACTTAAGTCAAACCATTTGAGAATCCTATCGTTAAGGGTTGGGGTTCCTCCCCCTCTCATAAATTAATAATTAGGACTTCTTAAAAAACCCGAGTATCTCCTCCGTAACAGCTTCAGACTTCTCTTCCGTAATTAAATGGCCAGTCTTTTCATAAGCAATTAATTCGGCATTTGGTAGGTCACCATTTAATTTCGTCCCAATATGAAAGGGCACTACTTTATCTTCCCTTCCCCAAATTAATAAGACGGGCTTATTTATATTCTTAAGCTGTTCACTCGTTAAGTCACCTTCTCGGTAGCGCAATAAACGCATCATCGATTTATTAAAATTTTTCTCTTTTAATGGACGGCCAAATTCTTCAATGAGCTCCTTAGTGATTAGGGTCTGATCATACAACACATTTTTTAAATTATCTGGAACAGATTTTTTGTTCAGCACATAGTTGACTGCAATTTCACAAAAAGGCAGATAAGAACAGTAGCGTTGCCATCGTTTTGCTTTCTCTAGATAGCCTGAGCTTGATAAAAGTACAAGTTTATCTATTCTTTCCGGTATTATCTTGGTTGTATATAATGCAATTTGGCCACCCAT
This region of Oceanobacillus sp. FSL K6-2867 genomic DNA includes:
- a CDS encoding alpha/beta hydrolase, coding for MKTSTYNKEIISLLNMNIYCEYELNHKPPIIFIHGFVSSVYTFRRIIPLLSEHFSIIAIDLPGFGRSEKSTSFIYTYENYGRLIAACIEHFQLDKVFLVGHSMGGQIALYTTKIIPERIDKLVLLSSSGYLEKAKRWQRYCSYLPFCEIAVNYVLNKKSVPDNLKNVLYDQTLITKELIEEFGRPLKEKNFNKSMMRLLRYREGDLTSEQLKNINKPVLLIWGREDKVVPFHIGTKLNGDLPNAELIAYEKTGHLITEEKSEAVTEEILGFFKKS